Proteins encoded in a region of the Phaenicophaeus curvirostris isolate KB17595 chromosome 1, BPBGC_Pcur_1.0, whole genome shotgun sequence genome:
- the LOC138716749 gene encoding claudin-8-like, which yields MGSGALQIAGLLVGGIGMIGTFAVTGMPQWRVSAFIETNIIVFETIWEGLWMHCIRQANIRMQCKVYDSVLALSPDLQASRGLMCAGSVLSFLAFMIAIIGMKCMRCTQSSWQAKGYTILTAGLLFILSGTVELIPVCWVANTIISDFYNPVVNVAQKRELGEALYLGWVAAVCLIAAGGIFCCFCHCCENTRSYEYSAPTQYPAHNEHLPSKMESSYSKSLMEVCMKNLFSRGRKFFM from the exons ATGGGCAGTGGTGCTTTGCAGATCGCCGGGCTGCTTGTTGGTGGCATTGGCATGATTGGAACATTTGCTGTCACAGGCATGCCTCAGTGGAGGGTGTCTGCCTTCATCGAGACCAACATCATCGTGTTTGAGACCATTTGGGAAGGCCTGTGGATGCACTGCATCAGGCAAGCCAACATCAGGATGCAGTGCAAGGTCTATGACTCCGTGCTGGCACTCTCACCGGACCTGCAAGCGTCCAGAGGGCTGATGTGTGCCGGGTCAGTGCTCTCATTCCTGGCTTTCATGATTGCCATTATCGGGATGAAGTGCATGCGGTGCACTCAGAGCAGCTGGCAAGCCAAGGGCTATACTATTCTGACGGCTGGGCTTCTCTTCATCCTCTCGGGGACCGTCGAGCTCATTCCAGTCTGCTGGGTTGCTAACACCATCATCAGTGACTTCTACAACCCCGTGGTCAATGTTGCGCAGAAAAGGGAGCTCGGAGAGGCCCTCTACCTGGGCTGGGTAGCTGCTGTCTGCCTCATTGCTGCCGGAGGCATATTCTGTTGCTTTTGTCACTGTTGTGAGAACACCAGAAGCTACGAATACTCTGCACCAACCCAGTACCCCGCTCATAATGAGCATTTGCCCAGCAAGATGGAAAGCTCATACTCCAAAA GTTTAATGGAGGTTTgcatgaagaatttattcagCAGAGGAAG aaAGTTTTTTATGTGA